GTTTCCTAAATATTTCTGTAAAAAGGTAATAAAGGTATTGAAAAAAAGAACTGATTCAGTAGAGAAAATCACCCGAAACAAAGCTCTCCATCTTCGTTGATATAAACCTCAACATCTTCGCGCACAAACCGGCCCTTAAACCTGCCAGGATTTGCCTCTTTCAGGCGATTGATAAGATTGATGGAATCATAGCGGACTTTTATCCTCAGTTTCTCTGCCTCTCCATAAATTTCACCGACCGCGTCAAAGAGATCCGTTCCGGTTTTAATCGTGCACAGATGAGTGGCATCAAGCGTATACAGAAATTCAAGGGTTTCTTTCGCTTTCTCAATATTCTCATATGCCGCCTTTTCAATGGTGCACACATTTGCCTTTGATGTGTGAATAATATCTGCAATCTGCTGTTGAGTCAGGCCCTGTTTCCGGTACCTGAGCACTTCTTTCTGCCGACCAGTAAGAAGACCCTGTTTCATTAACATCAGTATCTATTTCCATAATTTAAACATTTTTCCTTAACTGCCGGAGAAAGATCCCACCCACGAAGGAATTCACAATATTTATTACCGAACATTCTGATAGTAGAATGTTCTCAAATTTGAGAGGTTTAGTTATGGTAGTTAAAGTTGGAGTTGCAAAACTGGGCAACATCGCAAGCGGTGTTATGGTCGAGCTTCTGCTCGACGAGCGTGCAGACCGTGAAGACATGCAGACCTTCATGGCAACAAGCGGAACAAAACTTGAAGTCGAGGATGTCGACCGTGTGGTCAGCAACCTTATCGCATACAAGCCGGACTTCGCAATCGTTGTTTCACCAAACGGTGTCCTCCCTGGGCCCACCGGCGCACGTGAAGCACTGAAAGCAGCAGGCATCCCTGTTGTCGTCATCACTGACGATGTCACCACCAAGAAAGAATGGGCAGACCTCAAGGAGAGCGACTTCGGATACATCATCCAGAAGGCTGACTCCATGATTGGTGCACGCCGTGAATTCCTCGACCCGACAGAGATGTCCGACTACAACGGCAATCTGGTAAAGGTCCTCACCGTCACCGGTGCATTCCGCAAGATGCAGATCGCGCTCGATGCAGTCATCGACCAGGTCAAGGCAGGTAAAGCAGGCGCAGACCTCGAGCTCCCAAAGATCGTCATGACCGCAGACAAGGCAGTCAAGGACGAATTCACCAACCCGTATGCATACGCAAAGGCACGTGCAGCATTTGAGATTGCAGCAGCAGTCGCAATGGTCAACGTCAAGGGTTGCTTCATGACCAAGGGATTCGAGAACTACGTTCCAATCGTTGCATCCGCACACGAAATGATGCGCTCTGCAATGATTCTCTGCGAAGAGGCACGTGAGATCGAGAAGGGCTGTGACGGCGTCGTTCGTATGCCACACAAGAAAGACGGCACCATCGTCTCCAAGACCACCCTCATCTCCAAGCCGGAGTAAAACCCTAATACTTTTTTTTCCCGGTTTCTTTCACACCACAGAAAGAAGAGCCGTAGCCATCAGAATTCAGAGAGACCATGCAGGAGCAAATAATTGAGCCTTTGCCATTCTGGGGGTATTTCGGAAAACGGGGATCCCATACCATACTGAATTCAGCACGAAACCCGAAGTGATTCATAGTGCCGTTTTCAGCACCTACCGGAGCAATGGGGGTGCCGGTCCACCCCCATTGCGACCCATCCTCTGACGGGGAGGGTCGGGCAGGGAGGGGGCACCCCCCTCCCTTGCCTTTCAATTCATTATACGAAATTCCCACAGAAAACAGCAGGGAACCAAAGAGTGGATGCTGAATGTGTCACAGAGGGCGGTTCCCACCCGCACCAACACCCGATTTCACTGCAGAAAATTCCCGACATCTTCCGGGAGGGTCAGCACCACCGGTTCAAGATGCATGCGCTCCATAAACGCGGAGTCGCTCATTGCCGCAGGCCCCGGATTTATCCGTGCAATAAGGGAACAAAATGCGCGGAAGCCCCCGTCCGGCCGGTTTGCCGCATCACAGAAAAGTGCCATATTAAAGGCATAGTGCCCCGCACGCCTGTAGAGGGAGAGCACCCGCCCGATCCCTTCCGCAAGAAGGCCGCACCAGGGTTCCAGTTCATCAACGGTCCTCACCGGAAGGTATGCCCGCACCTCCTTTTCACCCAGCGGAACCGCGTGCGCGAAGAATGGCAGTTCCTCCCCAAAGAGGTGACGAGGGCCGCCCATCTCCTGTTCCACAAGGCAATCCCGGCACATTCTCCCGGTTTTGCTGAAGAAGTTCTCTGAGCGTTCAATCGCAATGCCCGCATGAACGGTCGGCAGAGCATCGGCGATCCCCTGCATATGCGGGTGAAGCATGCTGGCGCCTGCCGACGGAAGAGAATTCCAGTTGCAGGAAGCATATCCCCCATCACCTGAAAGAGCAGCAATCTGTCCGTACAGGGCATCCTCGATCTGCCCTGCCAGAACCTCCGGAGGATTATGTGACGCGGTTATGACGGTCACCACATGGCTCCGGCCAAAAGGATAAAGATTCGGGAATGTGACACTCTCCCCTATTGTGATGCGCGTACCGTCAGAGAAGACCGGCGTCTCAGTAAAAATCCGTTCCGGGCAGAAGACACAGGGAAGATCACCGTCCGATACAGAAGCCCGCGGAGGATCAATACCCCGGTGGGTTCTGCCGGGTGCGATACGGCACTGCAGACCGGTTAAGAGGTCCCTGCGGTACTGAAATACGCCATTATCGGTCTGATATTCCTCAATCTGAAATAATTCATCCATATCATTCACGATTGTCCTTTTGCATCCATGGAGAACCTTTCAGACCCATAAACACACGGGAGAGCACCGGAGAAAGGCACCCCTGCCTGCAAATGTCGCGTAATCGTTAGAACGATAAAAGAAAAGAAAATGGTTTGGATATTGATCCGCAGTTCTCAGATAATGTACTTTCCGAGAAGACGGATAGAGTTTGTCATGTCAGGACCAAGTGGAGAACCGAAGATAATCTGGGTAACACCAGATGCAGTCAGGTCTTCACACTTCTCCTTAACCATCTCAGGGGTACCTGCAATGGTGAATGCGTCAATCTCTGCGTCGCCAACAAGGCCGCCGACTGCACCGAAGTCAAAGCGTGAAAGTGCGTCTTTGATCTTGCCGACATTGTCAAGGTCAAGTCCGTGGCGCTCCAGCAGGGGTGGAGGCGAACCAGCTGCGATGAATGCTGCAACAATCTTTGCTGCATTGCGTGCCTTCTTTTCGCTCTGGTCGATGGACATTGCGGTGTATGCACCAACATCGAACTTCTTGAACTTCTTCTCATCGACTGCATCACATGCTTCTTTGATCAGTGGGATTGCAATTGCAAAGTCCTTCGGGTTGGATGCATTGATAAGTGCTCCCTGACCGATTTCACCGGCAAGTGCGAGCATCTTAGGGCCCTGTGCACCGATGTAGACAGGGATCTGCTTCTTCTTTGCTGGCAGGGTCACACCGGTGAGCTTTGCACCATCGTAGTCGAAGAATTCCATGTCGCCGGTCTTCTTGACTTCCTCTCCGGCACAGAGAGCCTTAATCTGCTGGACACCTTCTTTCAACCGTGCAACAGGCTTTGATGCCTCAATTGCAAGTTTTGGGAGGGTTGACAGGTCACCAGGTCCGATACCAAGGACCGCACGGCCGTCAGAGATCTCGTTTAAGGTGCACATGAAGGAAGCAATTGCTGCCGGTGTGTCAGTAAACGTGTTCATGATACCCGGGCCCATCTTAATTGAGTCGGTTGCCTCAGCAATAGCGGCAAGGGTCGGGTAGCAGTGACGGTTGTTGTAGTGATTAGTAATCCAGGCAAAGTCAATATCTTTCTGCTCTGCAAGTTTGCAGTAGTTAACTACCTGCTTTACAGTGATATTTCCTGGCACAAATTCGATACCATAACTCATAGGTCTTTCACCTCAACTTCATATTAACACACCGAGATTAATATACGTTACCATTTAATGAGAATATCTGAGACAGATTCATAGCTCTTGCATCAAAACCCGAAATATCTATTTTAATTTTTCCTGTGTCTCCATATTTTGGGCAATTTGAAACGAGCATCAACAGATTTTATTATTTACATGAACTTATCATAAACAAAGAGAGTACACCGGTACCAATGGGTCTGCATAATGACATCCAGCACCGGACCGGTGTAACATATACGGAGTAATAATGAGAATACTTGCAATCGGGCTCGGCGGGGCGGGCACACGGATTGTTGATCTTCTGTATAACCACGACATTAAAAGCAGAGTAGGATGCGTTTCTGCAATTGCTGTCGATATAGACGGAAACAGCCTGCGGCAGCTTTCACATATACCGGATAATGCGCGAATGCATTTCCCGGCAATTGACCCTGAGATCCATTTTGATGTAACATCCACCATCAATGTGGAAGAGGTGATGACCCTCATCCAGAAGATGGACACCTTTGAAATAGACTCAATTATGATCTTTGCCGGCCTGGGAGGAAGTGTAATCGATGCCATCCCACAGCTTACCGAAGAGCTGCGTAAATCCTATATCGAACCGATATTTGGAGTCTGTGTTCTTCCGATGCGTAATGAGGGGAAGCGTCGCTCTTCAAAGGCCGCGGACGATATCAAACGGATAAACAGTGTGCTTGATGCGGTAATTGTCTTTGATAACGAGACCTGGTTCGAACGCCTGAAAGCCGAGTATGACGAGTATAGCATGGCAAAGGACGGTCCGTCCATCAGTGCATACAAGCGCAAAGTATTCCCGGAGAATCCACGGGACATCTATGCCATTCTGAATGAGAAGATAGCACGCCAGATCGGCCTTCTTCTCCGCGCGGGCGAATTCAGTGAGACCGGGGTAGAAGCAGCAGAGATTGTCCTTGACGCCGGAGAAGTCTTAAACACCCTTAAGGGGAACGGGCTTGTGGCAATCGGATATGCCACCGAACCCCTGCAGAGCTCATTTCGCGACCGGTTTAATCAGTGGCGATCAGATGCATACTTCTCAGAGACCTCCCATAAGCGGGCAACACGTATTGTAACGCTTGCCAAACGCGCTGTCTATGAGGAAATCTCTGTCCCCTGTGATATTACCAGCTCAGACAAGGCACTTGTCCTCATCGCAGGGCCTTCACAGGAACTGTCCATGAAAGGGTTTCAGACGGTGCGCAAATGGATTGACCGAAGCATCTCCGGCCTTGAGATGCGCTCAGGTGACTATCCGGTGATGAACACACGATTTGTGGGTATTATCATCGTCCTGTCCGGCATTGGAAATATTCCCCGCATTACTGAACTCGGTGAGATCCGTCGCGAATATGAATACGAACAGGAACATGCGCCAGAACCCGTCGTCGATATTCCGCAGGAGGACGAGGAGGACAGGGAGGACATGTACCCGGAGGAAGATGAGGCGGCATGGGCTCCTTCTCCTGTTCAGCCAGAGGACGAACAAAAAGAGGTCCACGATTTTGAGATCAGCGATCTCTTTGAAGATGAGTCGGCCGAAACCGAATTCATGCAGGAGCGGGAATCTGAAAATTCACCCTGCGAAGAATATATCTGCCCTCAGGAAGGGAATGAATATTCCACATATTCCCCGTATCCATCATCGGGAGAAGAAGACGAACTGCAGGACGAACCTAAATATGAGGTGACCATGGCAGCAAAAGATGGCAAACAGGTGCTGAATGATGAAGTGCTTACCCTTGAAGGGGTGGCGCGCCGTGATAAAAAAACCGAAAAGAACCACGATGATAAAATATCCATCGGAGTAAAAGCCCAAAATAACGGTCCTGATGAAAAACTCTCACTTCCGGGACGCGAGGAGAGAACGATCGCTGATATGACACGAATGACAGATGGAGGAGGACAAAAACCACCAAAGAACTCTGTCTTCGGTCTCAAGGACATACCGGGATCGGACAACAGGGGACCACGTGATACCGCGCTTGTCGGTGAGAAATTACGCTTCGGGGAAAAGGAAAAACGACCGAATGATTCATCCTTTAGCGGGAAAGATGTCAAGGTTTCATTTGTCAAAACACCGGACGAGTCCGCATACATGGGACGTTCCTTCTCCGTTACGTCTGCACCAAAGGCAAACGACAGTGCACTCATGGGAAAAAAAATCTCCGTGAAATCCTCCGGAATACGTCCGAACGATAGTGCACTGATGGGAAGTTCTGTACGGCTTTCCCGTGGTCCGCCAAAAACAAAGGAGATCCTCAACGGAGATGTGAAGATGTCTGCACGGGTACCTGCGCCGAAAGACGACCTCCTCACCCGTGCAGAACGGCGGATGCAAAAAACCAAGGACGCAGCAAAAGAACCGGAAACAGAATCACCGTACAGAAAGGGTACCATTTCAAGTGGATATGAAAAGAAGACGGAACCGGAAGAGAACGACCAGGATGACGACCTCTTCTGGATAAAATAGGATTAGCGGCAGGAGACAGCACCATTGCTGTCTTGGTACCGCCCCCCATATTCCCGTCCCCCTGCTTTTACTTCATGCATGATGATCTGCACCACACGTTCACCTACAGAAAGAGAAACATCTTCCGGCCCCTGATTCACCAGACAGAGAGTCAGTTGTCCCCGAAAACCGGGATCAACAAACCCACCGCCGATGAGCACGCCCCGCCGACCGAAGGACGAGCGGCACATGAGGGTTGCGGCCACATCCGCCGGAAGTTCTACCCGTTCAAGCGATGCAACAAGGGTGCATTCACCTTTCCGTAGGAGATAGTCTTCTGCTGAGCGCAGGTCATAGGACGCAGGTTGCTGCGATTCTTCGCTATATGGCGTGATCACAAGATTGTCTGATGCTATTCGTTCACAGATGTCTGACTCCGAGAGAATCATCATATGAAAGTTATCCCTGTGAGGGGAAAACTGCTCTTACCCGGAAGAGAGCATACGGGCAGGAACATACGGGAGAAGGGAGTGTTCATCCAGAATGGTTATCTTCCTGTACCACGAATAAGATGGGTGGATCCATAGGGTAGAGGATATCCTCTTGGGCTTCGAACCCAAGGACGCGGGTTCGATTCCCGCTGGATCCGTTCATTTTTAAACCGTATCTGATCCCGATGAAGTATTGTCCATCATCCCGATCGTACGTTCATATGATGTCCTGATAACCAGGTCAGGTGCTTCCGGTGCACCGCTCCCGCCCCGGATGTAACGTTCCCACAGGGAAATCCAAAACGATACCGTTGACAGGTTTCAGGGCAGGCAGGATCAACGTCCCATATACTGCCACGGCACATCTACACACAGAAATTGTTGTTCCCCGGAAAAAAGGACCAGATCAAATGGTTAGGTTCCGGTAACCATCACACCATGGTATTTTTCAGAAATAAGAAAGGAGAGAGTCAGAGATGCCGGGTTTTCGGTGGACGTTTGCCCCGCCGTTTCAGGGAAATGTTGCCCCGTTTCAGGTAAAGGACCGCCACAACAAGAATCACTGCGATTATTATTCCGAAATATAGTGGGTTAAAAGCTGAATTGATCCCTATATCAACCGTTATCTCTGTGGCACCCAGAGGGATCTCCCGCGAGACAGAAACGGGCGTATACCCATCTTTTTCAACAGATATGCTGTACACCACATTACTCTGCAATGATGTCGTAAATGTGCCGTCCGCCTGGGTTATCCCATAGTATTTGTCATTGACAGAGATGCTGGCGCCGGGAACCGGTTGAAAATCGCTGTCATGGACAGTAAGCGTAACAGCGGTATCTGCATATTCCAGTTCAATGATGACGTCCTGCTGTGTATCATCCGCATCCACCGTTTTTGTGACCGTGGTGAACCCTTCTTTTGCAACCTGTACTTCATGCTGCCCCGCATCAAGATAGACAATGCCTGTCCTCCCATACTCATTCGTTGTACCGGAGTTCGTACCATCAATAAGAATGGACGCACCTCCGACAGGCATCTTGTCCACACCATACACCGAGACTGTTACCGGATAGAGGGTCTTTGAAAGCTCTGTTGTATAGACCAGCATGTCACTCCCGATATAGACCTCATCCGTGTATGCCAGATATTCATCACTGGTTATACGGATGGTATGGGACCGTTCCCGTTCGACAAAGGAGGTCACTTTCCCTTCAGCATTCGTTTCACCATAGAGGAACCCGTCAATATAGACATCCGCACCGGATATGGATGTGCCCGTATCTATGTCCACCACCTCTACGATGAACACATCATTGCGGATCAGGCGGTAGTCAACCGCTTTGGCAGTATTCTCCACCTCAACGGTCTTGTACAGGGGATCATAGTTGGTCGCACGAACTTCTACGTTGTAGATGGAGCCCGCTATAAGATTAAAGACTGCTTCCCCCCCAACCCCTGTGGTAATCGTGTTGAGATACTCTTCACCAGTTACTTTGACCAGTGCATCCGGGACCGGTTCAAGCGTGTCTGCATCATAGACCGTAACCGTGAGTCCGGTTGCCTGCCGGGACATCTCTGCACGCACACTGGTCTGTGTTTCAGATATGAGCGACTGCCAGGGAACGTATCCGGTCTTCTCCAGACCCAGCCGGAATGACTGATCCAGACCATGTTCAAAGACATACTGCCCAGCCGAATTTGTCTCTCCCTCATAGATCCCATCAATATATATGCGGGCACCGGATAGCGGACTCGCAGAAGTGTCGTCGACTGCAGTAACTGTCAGAACAACAGCCTGCCCACACCCACAGAGAACGCCCAGCAGAAGCAATACAGAAACGGTGCGGAACCAGTTCATAACAAAAAATATAATGATACTATAATTTAGTCCATTCGGTCGAGTTCAATAGAATCCTGTGGAATTCTGTCGAGGAGCATCCCTTCCACCACAACCGGATAGAGACGGCGTGCCTCCTCGAGGGCACGGTTCAGAAGTTCCTGACTTTCCGCATAAATAGTATAGATGGTCTCACCTTTCCGTACCTGGGTCCCGATCTTTGCGTTGCAATAGATACCGGCCCCTTTGTCATGCGGTGCACCTGCGATACGGGCGACAGTAACAAGTCCGGAATTGTTGAGACTGACGACATACCCGGATACGGGAGCAGGAATTTCTGCTTGATATGCCCCAGGAATAATGTCTGATGAACGGACATCAGGTTTACCACCCTGTATGGCAATAATCTCACGGAACTTTTCGAGCGCCGCACCGGAGGCAAGAAGGGAGCGTGCCACCTCTTCCCCCTCTCCGCGTTGTGCCTTTCCTGCCATTTCAAGCAGAATGCCTGCAACTGCGACACTCTTTTCAATAAGTGAGTTTGGTGTCTCTGCCCCTTCCAGAACTGAGAGAGCTTCTGCCACCTCAAGGTTCGGCCCGATGGCACGGCCCACCGGCGAGTCCCCATAGGTAACAGCACACTCAACCTGCATGCCAAGACGGCTGCCGATCTCGATGAAATCCTGTGCCAGCCGGCGGGCATCCTGCATGGTATGCACTTTGGTTGTGGGGCCTACCGGAATGTCAATCACCACGATCTCCGCACCCACGGCAAATTTCTTCGCCATGACGCTTGCAATCATCTGGCCCCGTTCATCTATCTTGAAGGGATATTCTACCCGGATGATTAGATCGTCTGCCGGTGCAATGTTTGTTGAACCGCCCCAGACAATAACTCCACCCACACGATCGGTCATCATCTGCACTTCTTCAGCGGTGAAGTTAACAGGTGCAAGGACCTCCATCAGGTCTGCAGTGCCACCTGCACCGGTGATCGCACGTGAACTGGTCTTCGGTATGGTAAGCCCCGCAGCAGCAATGATGGGTACGACGAGGAGCGTGATCTTGTTGCCCGGTACACCACCGATTGAATGCTTGTCCACTACCGGGTGGCCGGCAAACTCTATTTTTTCCCCTGTCTCCACCATTGCCCGGGTTAGTGACTCCACCTCATCAATATCCAGGCCATTGATATAACTTGCAGTGACAAAAGCCGTAATTTCATTGAGGGAAAGGGCCTCATTCACCATATCACGGACAATAGTCAGGACCTCTTCAGCGGTGAGCCGGCCGTTATCCATCTTCTTGCGGATAAAGCGTATTGATGACGGAGGAATCGCCGTGTGTACCTCAACCATATCCCCGTCACCGAGACCCAGATCAGTGCATGTGACATTATAGAGGGAAATTGTCCCGGGAGTAAGGAGGGATGTTGTAATGTCGACTACAATGGGAGTGGATTTCCCGGTTTCCGGGTAAAGAACACGGAGACGATCTCCATCAAAGACACCCAGGCGGCGTGCATCCTCTTCATGGATAAACGCTCCCCGCCCCGCAATATCGACTCGTTGTACTAAAAGCTGCATACCTTCACCTGGCAGGAGTAAATCTCTGCCATCCAGTGAGAGAATTGCAGACGAATGATTATAAGATTACCTGATTGCAGCAGATATGAACGTTCCAAATCTTAAGAAAATCATTGAAAGACGTGAAAGGAAAGACTGCTACCAGAAATGCGGCCAAAAAAAATTTGGGTTAATTTAGTCCTTGCGGACAATGAGAGCTGCTACAGCGCCAAGACCGATGAGTGCAACAAGAACACCAAATCCAGGTGTTGCGGTTGATTCAGGGGTAGGCTCTGCAGTTGGGACCGGGGTAGCGGTAGGCTGTGCGGTCTCAACAGGGGTAGCGGTAGGCTCTGCGGTAGGCTCTGCCTTCAGG
Above is a window of Methanogenium organophilum DNA encoding:
- a CDS encoding Tfx family DNA-binding protein — encoded protein: MKQGLLTGRQKEVLRYRKQGLTQQQIADIIHTSKANVCTIEKAAYENIEKAKETLEFLYTLDATHLCTIKTGTDLFDAVGEIYGEAEKLRIKVRYDSINLINRLKEANPGRFKGRFVREDVEVYINEDGELCFG
- a CDS encoding F420-dependent methylenetetrahydromethanopterin dehydrogenase, encoding MVVKVGVAKLGNIASGVMVELLLDERADREDMQTFMATSGTKLEVEDVDRVVSNLIAYKPDFAIVVSPNGVLPGPTGAREALKAAGIPVVVITDDVTTKKEWADLKESDFGYIIQKADSMIGARREFLDPTEMSDYNGNLVKVLTVTGAFRKMQIALDAVIDQVKAGKAGADLELPKIVMTADKAVKDEFTNPYAYAKARAAFEIAAAVAMVNVKGCFMTKGFENYVPIVASAHEMMRSAMILCEEAREIEKGCDGVVRMPHKKDGTIVSKTTLISKPE
- a CDS encoding galactose-1-phosphate uridylyltransferase produces the protein MDELFQIEEYQTDNGVFQYRRDLLTGLQCRIAPGRTHRGIDPPRASVSDGDLPCVFCPERIFTETPVFSDGTRITIGESVTFPNLYPFGRSHVVTVITASHNPPEVLAGQIEDALYGQIAALSGDGGYASCNWNSLPSAGASMLHPHMQGIADALPTVHAGIAIERSENFFSKTGRMCRDCLVEQEMGGPRHLFGEELPFFAHAVPLGEKEVRAYLPVRTVDELEPWCGLLAEGIGRVLSLYRRAGHYAFNMALFCDAANRPDGGFRAFCSLIARINPGPAAMSDSAFMERMHLEPVVLTLPEDVGNFLQ
- a CDS encoding 5,10-methylenetetrahydromethanopterin reductase; its protein translation is MSYGIEFVPGNITVKQVVNYCKLAEQKDIDFAWITNHYNNRHCYPTLAAIAEATDSIKMGPGIMNTFTDTPAAIASFMCTLNEISDGRAVLGIGPGDLSTLPKLAIEASKPVARLKEGVQQIKALCAGEEVKKTGDMEFFDYDGAKLTGVTLPAKKKQIPVYIGAQGPKMLALAGEIGQGALINASNPKDFAIAIPLIKEACDAVDEKKFKKFDVGAYTAMSIDQSEKKARNAAKIVAAFIAAGSPPPLLERHGLDLDNVGKIKDALSRFDFGAVGGLVGDAEIDAFTIAGTPEMVKEKCEDLTASGVTQIIFGSPLGPDMTNSIRLLGKYII
- a CDS encoding tubulin/FtsZ family protein; translated protein: MRILAIGLGGAGTRIVDLLYNHDIKSRVGCVSAIAVDIDGNSLRQLSHIPDNARMHFPAIDPEIHFDVTSTINVEEVMTLIQKMDTFEIDSIMIFAGLGGSVIDAIPQLTEELRKSYIEPIFGVCVLPMRNEGKRRSSKAADDIKRINSVLDAVIVFDNETWFERLKAEYDEYSMAKDGPSISAYKRKVFPENPRDIYAILNEKIARQIGLLLRAGEFSETGVEAAEIVLDAGEVLNTLKGNGLVAIGYATEPLQSSFRDRFNQWRSDAYFSETSHKRATRIVTLAKRAVYEEISVPCDITSSDKALVLIAGPSQELSMKGFQTVRKWIDRSISGLEMRSGDYPVMNTRFVGIIIVLSGIGNIPRITELGEIRREYEYEQEHAPEPVVDIPQEDEEDREDMYPEEDEAAWAPSPVQPEDEQKEVHDFEISDLFEDESAETEFMQERESENSPCEEYICPQEGNEYSTYSPYPSSGEEDELQDEPKYEVTMAAKDGKQVLNDEVLTLEGVARRDKKTEKNHDDKISIGVKAQNNGPDEKLSLPGREERTIADMTRMTDGGGQKPPKNSVFGLKDIPGSDNRGPRDTALVGEKLRFGEKEKRPNDSSFSGKDVKVSFVKTPDESAYMGRSFSVTSAPKANDSALMGKKISVKSSGIRPNDSALMGSSVRLSRGPPKTKEILNGDVKMSARVPAPKDDLLTRAERRMQKTKDAAKEPETESPYRKGTISSGYEKKTEPEENDQDDDLFWIK
- a CDS encoding dCTP deaminase encodes the protein MILSESDICERIASDNLVITPYSEESQQPASYDLRSAEDYLLRKGECTLVASLERVELPADVAATLMCRSSFGRRGVLIGGGFVDPGFRGQLTLCLVNQGPEDVSLSVGERVVQIIMHEVKAGGREYGGRYQDSNGAVSCR
- a CDS encoding PEGA domain-containing protein translates to MNWFRTVSVLLLLGVLCGCGQAVVLTVTAVDDTSASPLSGARIYIDGIYEGETNSAGQYVFEHGLDQSFRLGLEKTGYVPWQSLISETQTSVRAEMSRQATGLTVTVYDADTLEPVPDALVKVTGEEYLNTITTGVGGEAVFNLIAGSIYNVEVRATNYDPLYKTVEVENTAKAVDYRLIRNDVFIVEVVDIDTGTSISGADVYIDGFLYGETNAEGKVTSFVERERSHTIRITSDEYLAYTDEVYIGSDMLVYTTELSKTLYPVTVSVYGVDKMPVGGASILIDGTNSGTTNEYGRTGIVYLDAGQHEVQVAKEGFTTVTKTVDADDTQQDVIIELEYADTAVTLTVHDSDFQPVPGASISVNDKYYGITQADGTFTTSLQSNVVYSISVEKDGYTPVSVSREIPLGATEITVDIGINSAFNPLYFGIIIAVILVVAVLYLKRGNISLKRRGKRPPKTRHL
- a CDS encoding AMP phosphorylase, producing MQLLVQRVDIAGRGAFIHEEDARRLGVFDGDRLRVLYPETGKSTPIVVDITTSLLTPGTISLYNVTCTDLGLGDGDMVEVHTAIPPSSIRFIRKKMDNGRLTAEEVLTIVRDMVNEALSLNEITAFVTASYINGLDIDEVESLTRAMVETGEKIEFAGHPVVDKHSIGGVPGNKITLLVVPIIAAAGLTIPKTSSRAITGAGGTADLMEVLAPVNFTAEEVQMMTDRVGGVIVWGGSTNIAPADDLIIRVEYPFKIDERGQMIASVMAKKFAVGAEIVVIDIPVGPTTKVHTMQDARRLAQDFIEIGSRLGMQVECAVTYGDSPVGRAIGPNLEVAEALSVLEGAETPNSLIEKSVAVAGILLEMAGKAQRGEGEEVARSLLASGAALEKFREIIAIQGGKPDVRSSDIIPGAYQAEIPAPVSGYVVSLNNSGLVTVARIAGAPHDKGAGIYCNAKIGTQVRKGETIYTIYAESQELLNRALEEARRLYPVVVEGMLLDRIPQDSIELDRMD